In one window of Clavelina lepadiformis chromosome 4, kaClaLepa1.1, whole genome shotgun sequence DNA:
- the LOC143451845 gene encoding phosphatidylinositol 4-phosphate 5-kinase type-1 alpha-like isoform X1 produces MAAAENPSVGTAFTQPNAKHENGEDLANNDVYKESENAPPPVKVKPLKEKKIGHRRVDGTGQTTYKKTPSSALSGSIQRGISHTVAGLSSKPERDILMQDFQVVETISFPSEGSSMTPAHHFGDFTFKTYAPIAFRYFRDLFGIRPDDYMLSISEPLTELSNPGASGSLFFVTHDDEFIIKTVQHKEAEFLQKLLPGYYMNLVQNPRTLLPKFYGLYCIQAGGKNIRIVVMNNLLPSKLKMHLKYDLKGSTYKRKASKQERGKKNPTYKDLDLINDVPDGFKLEPEIHLALTKTMQRDCLVLQSFKIMDYSMLLAIHNIDQMEKEKEAANSVSQETKGKVKIQTHSRNSSTDYNSDDTGGPSTVAANTGAKENFTVRNAVISSTMLRNKYSSDLELWSGGIPATNGKGERLLLFCGIIDILQCYKLRKKMEHTFKSMIADGDTVSVHRPGFYCERFQKFMSDRVFRKNASAVVRTQPSNRLRGHTTRRPNSSSQVPSSTGGGAGSSSTLPASTTSSGMMRLQGRPDILPNESPRPSSVTDDEADLPKYKQTTDSQKPLKLPARTASTLSKETTFNANSGQSYTTIIPSQESVEPSPSPVQQKIINVSEILQKEQVELSLKDATDEHERHLAGNSQSIQLRPTSTQEGANHSDKEENTAF; encoded by the exons ATGGCGGCGGCTGAAAATCCATCGGTTGGAACTGCATTTACACAACCTAATGCAAAGCACGAAAATG GTGAAGATTTAGCAAACAATGATGTTTACAAGGAA AGTGAAAATGCGCCGCCTCCTGTAAAGGTGAAACCACtaaaggaaaagaaaattgGTCACAGACGAGTTGATGGAACAGGACAGACTACTTATAAAAAG ACTCCTTCTTCTGCCTTAAGTGGAAGTATACAGCGTGGAATCTCTCATACAGTGGCTGGTTTAAGTTCAAAGCCTGAACGTGACATCTTAATGCAAGATTTTCAAGTTGTTGAAACGATTTCATTTCCAAG TGAGGGTTCAAGCATGACACCAGCCCACCACTTCGGagatttcacttttaaaacttATGCCCCAATTGCATTTCGATATTTTCGTGACTTGTTTGGAATTCGTCCTGATGATTATATG CTATCAATAAGTGAACCATTAACAGAGCTGTCAAACCCTGGTGCAAGTGgctctttattttttgtcacgCATGATGATGAGTTCATAATTAAGACAGTCCAACACAAAGAGGCAGAGtttttgcagaaactccttCCTGGATATTACATG AACCTTGTACAAAACCCACGGACACTCCTTCCAAAATTTTACGGTTTATATTGCATACAAGCTGGTGGTAAGAATATTCGAATCGTTGTTATGAACAACTTACTACCAAGTAAACTAAAG atgcatttaaaatatgaCCTGAAAGGGTCAACATACAAAAGAAAAGCCTCTAAACAAGAAAGGGGGAAGAAAAATCCAACTTACAAAGATTTGGATTTAATCAATGATGTTCCTGATGGCTTTAAACTTGAGCCTGAGATTCACCTTGCACTTACTAAGACAATGCAGCGTGATTGCTTG GTCTTGCAATCATTCAAAATAATGGATTATAGTATGTTGCTTGCCATTCATAACATCGATCAAATGGAGAAG GAGAAAGAAGCAGCCAACTCTGTCAGTCAAGAAACTAAG GGTAAAGTCAAGATCCAAACCCACAGCCGTAATAGCTCTACTGACTATAACTCTGATGATACTGGCGGTCCAAGTACTGTAGCCGCCAATACAG GTGCAAAAGAGAACTTTACAGTAAGAAATGCTGTTATTTCATCAACCATGCTGAGAAACAAATATAGTAGTGACTTAGAATTATg GTCAGGAGGAATTCCAGCCACTAATGGAAAGGGTGAAagattgcttttgttttgtggAATCATTGATATTTTACAGTGTTACAA GTTACGTAAGAAGATGGAACACACTTTTAAATCAATGATTGCAGATGGG GACACTGTCTCTGTTCATCGGCCGGGATTTTACTGCGAGCGTTTTCAAAAGTTCATGTCTGACAGAGTGTTCCGGAAAAATG cTTCAGCAGTTGTCAGAACCCAGCCGTCAAATCGACTCAGGGGTCATACTACAAGACGGCCCAATTCATCCTCACAGGTTCCTAGCAGTACCGGCGGTGGTGCTGGGTCCTCCTCCACGTTACCAGCAAGCACCACATCAAGTGGAATGATGCGATTGCAAGGTCGCCCAGATATTCTTCCAAATGAATCGCCGAGACCATCATCAGTAACAGATGATGAG gCGGATCTTCCTAAATACAAACAAACTACAGATTCTCAGAAGCCTTTAAAACTTCCAGCAAGAACTG CATCAACGTTATCAAAAGAAACGACATTCAATGCAAATTCTGGGCAATCTTATACAACCATTATTCCTTCCCAAGAGAG TGTGGAGCCGTCACCTAGTCCTGTCCAGCAGAAAATAATCAACGTGAgcgaaattttacaaaaagaacAGGTGGAACTG TCACTGAAAGATGCAACTGATGAACACGAACGCCATCTAGCGGGCAACAGTCAATCCATTCAACTGAGACCGACTTCAACACAAGAGGGCGCCAACCATTCCGACAAAGAGGAGAATACGGCCTTTTGA
- the LOC143451845 gene encoding phosphatidylinositol 4-phosphate 5-kinase type-1 alpha-like isoform X2 has product MAAAENPSVGTAFTQPNAKHENGEDLANNDVYKESENAPPPVKVKPLKEKKIGHRRVDGTGQTTYKKTPSSALSGSIQRGISHTVAGLSSKPERDILMQDFQVVETISFPSEGSSMTPAHHFGDFTFKTYAPIAFRYFRDLFGIRPDDYMLSISEPLTELSNPGASGSLFFVTHDDEFIIKTVQHKEAEFLQKLLPGYYMNLVQNPRTLLPKFYGLYCIQAGGKNIRIVVMNNLLPSKLKMHLKYDLKGSTYKRKASKQERGKKNPTYKDLDLINDVPDGFKLEPEIHLALTKTMQRDCLVLQSFKIMDYSMLLAIHNIDQMEKEKEAANSVSQETKGKVKIQTHSRNSSTDYNSDDTGGPSTVAANTGAKENFTVRNAVISSTMLRNKYSSDLELWSGGIPATNGKGERLLLFCGIIDILQCYKLRKKMEHTFKSMIADGDTVSVHRPGFYCERFQKFMSDRVFRKNASAVVRTQPSNRLRGHTTRRPNSSSQVPSSTGGGAGSSSTLPASTTSSGMMRLQGRPDILPNESPRPSSVTDDEADLPKYKQTTDSQKPLKLPARTASTLSKETTFNANSGQSYTTIIPSQESVEPSPSPVQQKIINVSEILQKEQVELVWAKARNVYETSV; this is encoded by the exons ATGGCGGCGGCTGAAAATCCATCGGTTGGAACTGCATTTACACAACCTAATGCAAAGCACGAAAATG GTGAAGATTTAGCAAACAATGATGTTTACAAGGAA AGTGAAAATGCGCCGCCTCCTGTAAAGGTGAAACCACtaaaggaaaagaaaattgGTCACAGACGAGTTGATGGAACAGGACAGACTACTTATAAAAAG ACTCCTTCTTCTGCCTTAAGTGGAAGTATACAGCGTGGAATCTCTCATACAGTGGCTGGTTTAAGTTCAAAGCCTGAACGTGACATCTTAATGCAAGATTTTCAAGTTGTTGAAACGATTTCATTTCCAAG TGAGGGTTCAAGCATGACACCAGCCCACCACTTCGGagatttcacttttaaaacttATGCCCCAATTGCATTTCGATATTTTCGTGACTTGTTTGGAATTCGTCCTGATGATTATATG CTATCAATAAGTGAACCATTAACAGAGCTGTCAAACCCTGGTGCAAGTGgctctttattttttgtcacgCATGATGATGAGTTCATAATTAAGACAGTCCAACACAAAGAGGCAGAGtttttgcagaaactccttCCTGGATATTACATG AACCTTGTACAAAACCCACGGACACTCCTTCCAAAATTTTACGGTTTATATTGCATACAAGCTGGTGGTAAGAATATTCGAATCGTTGTTATGAACAACTTACTACCAAGTAAACTAAAG atgcatttaaaatatgaCCTGAAAGGGTCAACATACAAAAGAAAAGCCTCTAAACAAGAAAGGGGGAAGAAAAATCCAACTTACAAAGATTTGGATTTAATCAATGATGTTCCTGATGGCTTTAAACTTGAGCCTGAGATTCACCTTGCACTTACTAAGACAATGCAGCGTGATTGCTTG GTCTTGCAATCATTCAAAATAATGGATTATAGTATGTTGCTTGCCATTCATAACATCGATCAAATGGAGAAG GAGAAAGAAGCAGCCAACTCTGTCAGTCAAGAAACTAAG GGTAAAGTCAAGATCCAAACCCACAGCCGTAATAGCTCTACTGACTATAACTCTGATGATACTGGCGGTCCAAGTACTGTAGCCGCCAATACAG GTGCAAAAGAGAACTTTACAGTAAGAAATGCTGTTATTTCATCAACCATGCTGAGAAACAAATATAGTAGTGACTTAGAATTATg GTCAGGAGGAATTCCAGCCACTAATGGAAAGGGTGAAagattgcttttgttttgtggAATCATTGATATTTTACAGTGTTACAA GTTACGTAAGAAGATGGAACACACTTTTAAATCAATGATTGCAGATGGG GACACTGTCTCTGTTCATCGGCCGGGATTTTACTGCGAGCGTTTTCAAAAGTTCATGTCTGACAGAGTGTTCCGGAAAAATG cTTCAGCAGTTGTCAGAACCCAGCCGTCAAATCGACTCAGGGGTCATACTACAAGACGGCCCAATTCATCCTCACAGGTTCCTAGCAGTACCGGCGGTGGTGCTGGGTCCTCCTCCACGTTACCAGCAAGCACCACATCAAGTGGAATGATGCGATTGCAAGGTCGCCCAGATATTCTTCCAAATGAATCGCCGAGACCATCATCAGTAACAGATGATGAG gCGGATCTTCCTAAATACAAACAAACTACAGATTCTCAGAAGCCTTTAAAACTTCCAGCAAGAACTG CATCAACGTTATCAAAAGAAACGACATTCAATGCAAATTCTGGGCAATCTTATACAACCATTATTCCTTCCCAAGAGAG TGTGGAGCCGTCACCTAGTCCTGTCCAGCAGAAAATAATCAACGTGAgcgaaattttacaaaaagaacAGGTGGAACTGGTATGGGCAAAAGCACGAAATGTTTATGAAACCAGCGTTTAG